The sequence atttattttttaaatttaaatttaaatatttaaaaattacatcaaaatgttatttcatccattttattttatgtgtcgttatttcttttttagtccGTCACAAAAAAATATCACATTTTAATAGCATCATTATCATTTTATTCATAGtgaatttatttatcaaaaaaagataaattaaaaaataaatactaaaataattttaaagggggacaattttataaattttataaattatcacTTGTTTTTTAAAATTCGTGTGAAATGGGAAGAATGTAGTATAAGTTTTATGGAAGGCGATGAATACAAATTTACTATGACAAAAGGACGGCCGTTTCAGATGTGCTCCGGCAGTGGAAAGTTAAGGTCCAAATAGAGACACTTTGAAGTAATGGTCGGTTTCTTAGCATCGTTAAAGCTGTAGCTGAACATCGACGATGACTCTGACTCACTCTGTGTCGGACCCCCACTCACACTATCACCCCCACCTAAGAATGCCACCGTCCCTTTTTGACTACTCGGTTCACAGTTACTCACTTCCGCCACAGTTAAATCCTCCAAATAAGGATAATCACGCGTCGCCGACGGAGCAGAAACTCCGGTAATAGGATTACGGCGAGATTGATTGTTTTGTTTGAGATCCGTGAAACTCGCAGCAGTACTAGTAACGGAGGACCCATCGCCGTTGCTGAGATTTAACGGCGTCTCAGGAAAATTGGTTTTGGCCGTTGTACCGCGAAAGTCCCTTACTGCTGCATCATAGGCTCTGGCAGCTTCCTCCGGGGTATCAAATGTGCCAAGACTTACACGTATTTTCTTTTTAGAAACTTTGATTTCTGAGCATGAAGGAATCCTTCTTAAttaatgcaaaaattaaaaactcaCACAATATAAAGATTACTAATAAATTTAGG comes from Capsicum annuum cultivar UCD-10X-F1 chromosome 2, UCD10Xv1.1, whole genome shotgun sequence and encodes:
- the LOC107858159 gene encoding ethylene-responsive transcription factor 4-like, whose amino-acid sequence is MASHCLESNFGPTLVIPSCSEIKVSKKKIRVSLGTFDTPEEAARAYDAAVRDFRGTTAKTNFPETPLNLSNGDGSSVTSTAASFTDLKQNNQSRRNPITGVSAPSATRDYPYLEDLTVAEVSNCEPSSQKGTVAFLGGGDSVSGGPTQSESESSSMFSYSFNDAKKPTITSKCLYLDLNFPLPEHI